One Tolypothrix bouteillei VB521301 DNA window includes the following coding sequences:
- a CDS encoding RNA-guided endonuclease InsQ/TnpB family protein, producing MDESVAMLLGFKTELKLNNRQRTMMLKHCGVARHAWNWGLGLTKQLLEHNKVNPDDKIPFPSAIELHKWLVALVKPENKWYYECSKSTPQMALRALRVAWKDGLEKRKGVPKFKKKGKQDSFTLEGTIKVKGVKRIQVPVIGILKTYEKVPSVPIKTCTISREADRWFISYKVEVKDLEPGCSLTWMHPDVGVDLGVKALATLSTGKVFEGVKADKQHQAKLSRMQWLHRNKVKGSANWKKAQMQIARLHRRVANLRKDYLHKLTTYIAKNHSFVTIEDLNVRGMMANHKLAAAVQDMSFYELRRQLEYKCKLVGTKLIVADRFYPSSKSCSKCGHLKKSLTLDERIYHCEVCNFKCDRDLNAAINLWKYAFTTESSSG from the coding sequence ATGGATGAAAGCGTTGCCATGTTATTAGGATTTAAAACCGAACTAAAGCTAAATAATCGGCAACGAACAATGATGTTAAAACATTGTGGGGTTGCACGTCATGCCTGGAACTGGGGATTAGGATTAACCAAGCAGCTCCTAGAGCACAATAAAGTTAACCCAGACGATAAAATCCCATTCCCAAGCGCAATTGAGTTGCATAAATGGCTAGTTGCACTAGTTAAACCTGAGAATAAGTGGTATTACGAATGCAGTAAATCCACACCGCAAATGGCGTTAAGAGCGTTGCGAGTAGCATGGAAAGATGGCTTGGAAAAACGAAAGGGAGTACCTAAGTTTAAGAAGAAAGGGAAACAGGATTCTTTTACCTTGGAAGGGACAATCAAAGTAAAAGGAGTGAAAAGAATTCAAGTTCCGGTAATAGGAATTCTGAAAACTTACGAGAAAGTACCTTCCGTTCCTATCAAGACTTGTACGATTTCCCGTGAAGCTGACAGATGGTTTATCAGCTACAAAGTAGAGGTCAAGGATTTAGAGCCAGGATGCTCCCTAACGTGGATGCATCCCGATGTAGGGGTAGATTTAGGTGTTAAAGCATTAGCCACTCTCAGCACTGGAAAAGTGTTTGAAGGAGTAAAAGCTGACAAACAGCATCAAGCTAAATTAAGCCGAATGCAGTGGTTACACCGGAATAAAGTTAAAGGCTCTGCTAATTGGAAAAAAGCACAAATGCAGATTGCACGGCTACATAGAAGAGTTGCCAATCTCCGAAAAGATTACTTGCATAAGTTAACTACTTACATAGCCAAAAACCACAGCTTTGTAACGATAGAAGACTTAAATGTAAGAGGGATGATGGCAAATCATAAGCTAGCCGCCGCCGTGCAGGATATGAGTTTTTATGAGTTGAGACGCCAGTTAGAGTACAAGTGTAAACTGGTTGGAACAAAGTTGATTGTGGCGGATAGATTTTATCCAAGTTCAAAGTCCTGTTCCAAATGTGGTCATCTTAAAAAATCCCTCACATTAGATGAACGAATCTACCATTGTGAGGTTTGTAATTTTAAGTGTGACAGGGACTTAAACGCTGCAATTAACTTATGGAAATATGCGTTTACCACCGAAAGCTCTTCGGGATGA
- a CDS encoding PhzF family phenazine biosynthesis protein, which translates to MGQIITQVDAFTNTPFAGNPAAVCVLPAPQSEEWMQKVAQEMNLSETAFLVRQEDGFHLRWFTPTTEVPLCGHATLASSHVLWSEAHLLPDEIARFHTKSGLLIAKKLGSWIELDFPVNHSEATTAPSALGEALGVPLKTVLQNSLGYLVEVESEELVRQMQPNFELLKSLPAADIIVTSSTNPDSEFDFVSRFFAPSLGINEDPVTGAAHCCLAPFWRDRLGKNEFLAYQASNRGGILKVRYEGGDRVYLAGQAVTVLRGELIF; encoded by the coding sequence ATGGGACAAATCATTACTCAAGTCGATGCATTCACTAACACACCTTTTGCAGGTAACCCGGCTGCTGTCTGCGTTTTACCCGCACCTCAGTCAGAGGAGTGGATGCAAAAAGTGGCGCAGGAAATGAATCTATCTGAAACTGCGTTTTTGGTCAGGCAAGAGGATGGTTTTCATTTGCGTTGGTTTACGCCTACAACAGAAGTTCCATTATGCGGTCATGCAACTTTAGCAAGTTCTCATGTTCTATGGTCGGAGGCTCATTTATTACCGGATGAAATTGCTCGTTTTCATACGAAAAGTGGGCTATTAATTGCTAAGAAGTTAGGTAGTTGGATCGAACTGGATTTTCCTGTAAATCATTCTGAAGCCACCACTGCACCTTCAGCGTTAGGAGAAGCTTTAGGTGTTCCTTTAAAAACAGTTTTGCAAAATTCTTTGGGTTATTTAGTAGAGGTAGAGTCTGAAGAATTAGTAAGACAAATGCAGCCCAATTTTGAATTACTAAAAAGTTTACCTGCTGCCGATATTATTGTAACTAGTTCAACAAATCCAGATTCAGAGTTCGATTTTGTTTCTCGCTTTTTTGCACCTAGCTTGGGAATTAATGAAGACCCCGTGACTGGTGCAGCCCATTGCTGTCTTGCTCCTTTTTGGCGCGATCGCTTGGGTAAGAATGAGTTTTTGGCATATCAGGCTTCCAACCGTGGTGGAATATTAAAGGTTCGGTATGAAGGAGGCGATCGCGTATATTTAGCCGGACAAGCAGTTACGGTTTTGCGGGGTGAATTAATATTTTAA
- a CDS encoding class I SAM-dependent methyltransferase, with translation MWYREDLAFIHDVGFSDYALKSAPGILEILKQNNIKEGLVVDLGCGSGLSAQEFVKANYQVFGVDISESMIDIARTRVRGAKFQLGSLFQIEIPSCQAVTSIGECLNYLFEPNSDRKMLVHLFRRIYKALTPGGVFIFDIAEPGQVIQENPTKNFTEGKDWIVLVEKEEDREQRILTRRIITFRKVGEHYRRDDEVHRQQLYETIEVIEQLHRVGFEVQTMTNYGEYNLPPKHAAFIAKKSNC, from the coding sequence ATGTGGTATAGAGAAGACCTTGCATTTATTCACGATGTTGGTTTCAGCGATTATGCTCTAAAATCCGCTCCTGGAATATTAGAAATTTTAAAACAAAACAACATTAAGGAAGGGTTGGTCGTAGACTTGGGGTGCGGAAGTGGATTATCTGCACAAGAGTTTGTGAAAGCGAATTATCAGGTTTTTGGAGTTGATATTTCTGAGTCCATGATTGATATTGCACGAACAAGAGTTCGAGGTGCAAAATTCCAACTTGGATCGCTATTTCAAATTGAAATTCCATCGTGTCAGGCTGTGACTTCTATTGGTGAATGCCTTAATTATCTGTTCGAGCCAAACAGCGATCGCAAGATGTTGGTTCATCTCTTCAGGCGCATTTATAAAGCATTAACCCCTGGAGGTGTCTTCATCTTTGACATAGCAGAACCGGGACAAGTCATACAAGAAAACCCAACTAAAAACTTTACCGAAGGTAAAGATTGGATTGTACTGGTTGAAAAAGAAGAAGATCGAGAGCAAAGAATATTAACTCGTCGGATTATCACGTTTCGCAAGGTGGGAGAACACTACCGACGGGATGATGAAGTACACCGTCAGCAATTATATGAGACTATAGAAGTTATAGAACAACTTCATCGCGTTGGCTTTGAAGTTCAAACAATGACAAATTATGGTGAGTACAATTTACCGCCAAAGCATGCAGCATTTATTGCAAAGAAATCAAATTGTTGA
- a CDS encoding pentapeptide repeat-containing protein translates to MDADELKQRYIAGERDFPTAKLIGAKLIEANLAGVNLFAADLTAANLAKAKLWGANLGGANLAKANLTRANLSGANLHEANLRGAKLNYAKLYGANLSGACYDDTTRFSRGFDPVSKNMKKL, encoded by the coding sequence ATGGATGCAGATGAACTGAAGCAGCGCTATATAGCGGGGGAGCGAGATTTCCCAACAGCCAAGCTCATTGGCGCAAAGCTGATAGAAGCTAACCTAGCTGGAGTCAATTTATTTGCAGCAGACTTAACTGCGGCTAACCTTGCTAAAGCCAAATTATGGGGAGCTAACTTAGGAGGAGCCAACTTAGCGAAAGCAAACTTAACGCGAGCTAACCTAAGCGGTGCAAACCTACATGAAGCCAATCTTAGGGGAGCCAAATTAAACTATGCCAAGCTGTATGGAGCTAATCTCAGTGGAGCTTGCTACGACGACACAACTCGCTTTTCTAGAGGCTTCGATCCTGTTAGTAAAAACATGAAAAAGTTATAA
- a CDS encoding type II toxin-antitoxin system VapC family toxin, which yields MSYLVDTNILLRLVHKSDSMHLITKGVLVTLQKQGEALWIVPQNLIEFWAVATRPTNGNGLGLTASEAYQEMSLLKRLFSVKEDVPGIATIWESLVVKYQVLGKQTHDTRLVAAMIAHQITYLLSFNVNDFKRFSEIQVVDPRNFKGE from the coding sequence ATGAGTTATTTAGTAGATACAAATATTTTGTTAAGATTAGTACACAAATCTGACTCTATGCACCTTATTACTAAAGGTGTATTAGTCACACTTCAAAAGCAAGGAGAAGCTCTCTGGATAGTTCCACAAAATCTAATTGAATTTTGGGCAGTTGCTACACGCCCCACAAATGGCAATGGACTGGGATTAACAGCAAGCGAGGCATATCAAGAAATGTCTCTTCTAAAACGTCTGTTTTCTGTTAAAGAAGATGTTCCAGGGATTGCTACTATCTGGGAAAGCTTAGTTGTTAAGTATCAAGTTTTGGGAAAGCAGACACACGATACACGGTTAGTAGCCGCGATGATAGCTCATCAAATAACTTACTTGCTGTCGTTTAACGTCAATGATTTCAAACGTTTTTCAGAAATTCAAGTTGTAGATCCCCGGAACTTCAAGGGAGAATAA
- a CDS encoding spore photoproduct lyase family protein → MALNLSESSQSTQPLQPDSLRRLLNIKEIYYEPAVKDCARGQEILAQYPDAKLIEVASHWKIPELHGNSESVEDWNRIKRNVLVLGVKKSIQSRPNCRSSDFIAPSHANGCAMACAYCYVARRKGYANPITTFVNIEQITRYIERHANKQGIKQEPNQVDPKYWVYEIGENSDCSVDAAICDNVKDLIAKFRHLPNAKATFATKRVNRDLLDCDPQGKTRIRFSLMPESMAKVVDVRTSSIPERIAAVNDFVAAGYEVHLNFAPVIYYQRWLTDYEELFKLVDDTLSSQAKQQLQAEVIFLTHNDELHEVNMGWHPQAEDILWQPEVQEVKYSQTGGKNVRYKRGLKGKLVEQFCHQLGQQLPYCNIRYAF, encoded by the coding sequence ATGGCATTAAACCTGTCCGAATCTTCTCAATCGACACAACCGCTTCAACCAGATTCCCTGCGTCGGTTACTGAATATTAAAGAGATTTACTACGAACCTGCTGTTAAGGACTGCGCTAGAGGTCAAGAGATTCTAGCACAGTACCCTGATGCCAAACTCATTGAAGTCGCTTCTCATTGGAAAATTCCAGAACTACATGGAAATTCTGAATCAGTAGAAGACTGGAACCGCATCAAGCGCAATGTTCTAGTTTTGGGTGTGAAGAAATCTATTCAAAGTCGCCCTAACTGTAGATCTTCAGATTTTATAGCACCTTCTCACGCAAACGGTTGTGCCATGGCTTGTGCGTATTGTTATGTCGCTCGTCGTAAAGGCTATGCCAACCCCATAACGACCTTTGTTAACATTGAACAAATCACCCGGTATATAGAGAGACACGCTAATAAACAGGGCATCAAGCAAGAGCCAAATCAAGTAGACCCCAAATACTGGGTTTATGAGATTGGTGAAAATAGTGATTGCTCCGTGGATGCAGCAATTTGCGATAACGTTAAAGACTTAATTGCAAAGTTCCGACATTTGCCCAACGCTAAAGCAACCTTTGCAACCAAACGGGTTAATCGGGATTTGCTTGATTGCGATCCACAAGGAAAAACACGTATTCGCTTCAGTCTCATGCCTGAGTCAATGGCTAAAGTGGTAGATGTTCGCACTTCAAGTATTCCAGAACGTATTGCTGCGGTGAATGATTTTGTTGCTGCGGGGTATGAAGTCCACCTGAACTTTGCACCTGTTATTTACTACCAAAGATGGTTAACAGATTACGAAGAGTTGTTCAAACTAGTAGACGATACCCTCTCATCCCAAGCCAAGCAGCAATTGCAAGCAGAAGTTATCTTTCTAACACACAATGACGAGCTTCATGAGGTGAATATGGGTTGGCATCCTCAAGCCGAGGACATTTTGTGGCAACCTGAAGTGCAAGAAGTCAAGTATTCCCAGACAGGGGGGAAGAATGTACGTTACAAACGGGGTCTTAAGGGAAAACTAGTAGAGCAATTTTGCCACCAGCTAGGGCAGCAATTACCCTATTGCAACATCCGCTACGCTTTTTAA
- a CDS encoding GNAT family N-acetyltransferase, protein MANLISAFQNFPRIETKNLILRETKLADAEEVFQIFASDDVTKYHDVETATHVEQAQFLIERRAQRFQNKQAIRWGIARKEDNIIIGSCGYGIKNRFQVEIGYELAREHWRKGIMTEALGAIIKWGFQELDINRIEAMVLVENIASIKLLEKLGFLQEGLLREYGFWKGKFHDLKLFSLLRKDCG, encoded by the coding sequence ATGGCAAATCTAATTTCTGCCTTCCAAAATTTCCCCAGAATTGAAACCAAGAATTTAATTTTAAGAGAGACAAAACTAGCAGATGCAGAAGAGGTTTTTCAGATTTTTGCAAGTGATGATGTCACTAAATATCATGATGTAGAAACAGCTACTCATGTGGAGCAAGCCCAGTTTCTGATTGAGAGACGAGCGCAGCGATTTCAAAACAAACAGGCAATTCGTTGGGGAATTGCCAGAAAAGAAGATAATATCATTATTGGCTCCTGTGGTTACGGCATTAAAAATCGCTTTCAGGTAGAAATAGGTTATGAACTGGCGAGAGAGCATTGGAGAAAGGGCATTATGACAGAAGCTCTTGGGGCAATAATAAAGTGGGGGTTTCAAGAGTTGGATATTAATAGAATTGAAGCCATGGTATTAGTCGAAAATATTGCTTCTATTAAGTTGTTAGAAAAGTTGGGATTTCTGCAAGAAGGATTGTTGAGAGAGTACGGGTTTTGGAAAGGAAAATTTCACGACCTCAAGTTATTTTCTCTACTAAGAAAAGACTGTGGGTAA
- a CDS encoding ATP-dependent DNA ligase gives MSESPNNSPTIEAGELILFAEVAERIAATSKRTEKAALLGDYFTKLCDRDLILAARYFSGYLFPLRDQRTVNIGGAALLTAIATVSGMEKSEIQEKIVKKGDPGDVAFEVFPHQVENQPSLSLLKLSEKLEQLAIATGTKRKISLLTDLLKLATPLEAKYIVKLLAGDLRIGLKEGAVEDAIARLFKLPIQKIQWVNMLTGDIGETAVLARNGQLDQAKMRLFHPIKFMLASPVTDLTEVTKQMPVGFAVEDKYDGIRAQVHIAPALEDQEILHGTVCNNKRIAIFSRTLDEITPSFPDLINPLASLIEVKSKTDEASGLILDGEIVPIHGEEILPFQELQKRLGRKKVSEELLNAVPVAFVAYDVLYEERVLINEPFETRRTILESLHLNNERIRLGIDKRFADISNLDEEFTAARKRGNEGLMVKDLNSTYKPGRRGREWLKVKRAIATLDVVVTAAEVGTGKRSRFLSDFTFAVRKSEDDPTLLNVGKAYSGLTDAEVTELSNWFRAHTLRELEHGRVCVVEPKIVLEITFDRVQPSDRHNSGYALRFPRILRIRNDKPVEEIDTLETVKRLAQIISVSPQDKEAEETTKPMTSPSLSFSTTPTLETARDAFQAFVERMNSQQRQVILHDSDADGIAAGVVLQLALSKAGFGNVTRVIPDRERNAWTSANRQEVQDAAPNSLFVLDLGSQSEPVIPGIPTCFIDHHRPEGVPPGDTLISAYTWEPIPNTSLIVWELCKGIVDVSDLDWIAAIGTVSDLGEKAPFEMLGVAKSKYTAKYLKEVTALINAVRRASQYNPEVAARVLLTHNSPRDIFNSNTSEVEQLRSARAEVKAAMDEARKAAPMFAGNVALLQINSPCQIHPLIAQSWRSRLPKYIVIVANSGYIPGRVNFSVRTDSEINVLDFLRNIGLSEGEGNYGHGHDFASGGSLPVERWHELLAKLGFKQFELVKSD, from the coding sequence GTGTCCGAAAGTCCTAATAACAGTCCAACTATAGAAGCGGGGGAGCTAATCCTTTTTGCTGAAGTCGCGGAAAGGATCGCTGCCACTTCAAAGCGTACTGAAAAAGCAGCATTGCTGGGCGATTACTTTACAAAATTATGCGATCGCGATTTAATCCTGGCTGCTCGTTACTTTTCTGGTTACCTCTTTCCATTACGCGACCAACGTACTGTTAATATAGGGGGAGCAGCTTTGTTAACGGCGATCGCAACTGTCAGTGGGATGGAAAAATCGGAAATCCAAGAGAAGATAGTTAAAAAAGGTGACCCCGGTGACGTAGCTTTTGAGGTTTTCCCTCACCAAGTAGAAAATCAGCCTTCTCTGAGCCTGTTAAAGTTATCAGAAAAACTCGAACAACTTGCGATCGCAACAGGAACAAAACGCAAAATCTCTCTATTGACAGATTTACTCAAACTAGCAACACCTCTAGAAGCAAAATATATCGTCAAACTCTTAGCAGGCGATTTAAGGATTGGATTAAAAGAAGGTGCGGTTGAAGATGCGATCGCCCGTCTTTTTAAACTCCCCATTCAGAAAATCCAATGGGTCAATATGTTAACGGGTGACATAGGTGAAACAGCAGTACTTGCTCGGAACGGACAACTTGACCAAGCAAAAATGCGGCTCTTTCATCCCATCAAATTTATGCTGGCTAGTCCCGTTACAGATTTAACAGAAGTTACAAAGCAAATGCCAGTTGGTTTTGCTGTTGAAGACAAATATGACGGGATTCGCGCTCAAGTTCATATTGCACCAGCTTTAGAAGACCAAGAGATTTTACACGGTACAGTGTGCAATAATAAACGTATTGCCATCTTCTCACGCACCCTTGACGAAATTACCCCCAGCTTTCCCGATCTCATCAATCCGCTTGCTAGTTTAATAGAGGTAAAATCAAAAACCGATGAAGCAAGCGGGTTAATTTTAGATGGTGAAATTGTCCCAATTCATGGAGAAGAAATATTACCATTTCAAGAACTGCAAAAGCGATTGGGACGCAAAAAAGTTTCAGAAGAGTTACTCAATGCTGTACCTGTTGCATTTGTTGCCTATGATGTCTTGTATGAAGAACGCGTATTAATTAACGAACCTTTTGAGACTCGTCGCACAATTCTTGAATCTTTACATTTAAATAACGAAAGAATACGGTTGGGAATTGACAAACGGTTTGCTGATATTTCTAACTTAGATGAAGAATTTACAGCAGCTCGCAAACGGGGAAATGAGGGATTGATGGTAAAAGACCTCAATTCCACTTATAAACCAGGTCGTCGGGGACGCGAGTGGCTCAAGGTTAAACGTGCGATCGCAACCCTAGATGTCGTTGTTACAGCAGCAGAAGTTGGTACGGGAAAAAGAAGCCGCTTCCTCTCTGACTTTACCTTTGCAGTACGTAAAAGCGAAGACGATCCAACACTTTTAAATGTAGGTAAAGCATACTCAGGGCTAACCGATGCAGAAGTGACCGAACTTAGCAATTGGTTTCGCGCTCATACTTTACGAGAGTTAGAGCATGGTAGGGTGTGTGTGGTGGAACCAAAAATTGTTTTGGAAATCACTTTTGACCGGGTACAACCATCAGATAGACACAATAGCGGTTACGCCCTGCGGTTTCCCCGCATTCTTAGAATCAGAAACGATAAGCCCGTTGAAGAAATTGATACCCTGGAAACAGTAAAGCGTTTGGCTCAAATCATCTCAGTTTCTCCACAAGACAAGGAAGCAGAGGAAACAACAAAACCAATGACTTCCCCATCTTTGAGTTTCTCTACGACACCAACTCTAGAAACAGCGCGTGATGCTTTCCAGGCTTTTGTTGAACGCATGAACTCACAGCAACGCCAAGTCATACTTCATGATTCAGATGCGGATGGGATTGCAGCTGGTGTAGTGTTACAGTTGGCGCTGTCAAAAGCTGGTTTTGGAAATGTGACACGAGTCATTCCAGACAGAGAACGTAACGCGTGGACGAGTGCTAATCGTCAAGAAGTGCAAGATGCTGCACCTAATTCTTTATTTGTACTTGACCTTGGTAGTCAATCGGAACCAGTGATTCCCGGTATTCCTACTTGCTTTATTGACCACCATCGTCCAGAAGGAGTACCGCCAGGTGATACTCTCATCAGTGCTTATACTTGGGAACCCATTCCCAATACTTCACTCATTGTTTGGGAATTGTGCAAAGGTATTGTAGATGTATCGGATTTAGACTGGATTGCTGCTATTGGAACTGTCAGCGATTTGGGGGAAAAAGCTCCTTTTGAAATGTTGGGAGTTGCTAAAAGTAAGTATACTGCTAAGTATCTTAAAGAGGTAACTGCCTTAATTAATGCAGTTCGACGAGCATCTCAATACAACCCAGAAGTTGCGGCTAGGGTTTTGCTGACTCACAATTCACCACGCGATATATTTAACTCCAATACATCAGAAGTTGAGCAACTGCGTTCTGCAAGAGCAGAAGTAAAAGCTGCAATGGATGAAGCGAGAAAAGCTGCACCTATGTTTGCAGGAAATGTCGCTTTGCTGCAAATTAACTCACCTTGTCAGATTCATCCATTAATTGCTCAAAGCTGGCGCTCGCGTTTGCCAAAGTACATTGTTATAGTTGCAAATTCAGGATACATTCCCGGACGAGTCAATTTTAGCGTCAGAACTGATTCTGAAATCAACGTGCTGGACTTTTTACGCAATATTGGATTGTCAGAAGGTGAAGGCAATTACGGTCACGGACATGACTTTGCTTCAGGAGGAAGTTTGCCCGTCGAGCGTTGGCATGAGTTATTAGCTAAACTTGGATTTAAACAGTTTGAGCTTGTGAAATCAGATTGA
- a CDS encoding lysophospholipid acyltransferase family protein gives MAHQENSPLPGWSLDKREEQFIESLMPVWEWFYRYYFRVKTDGWHHIPLQEKVLLVGSHNGGMASPDLHMMAYDWFGRFGTQRLVYGLMHSYAWKISPYTSHLAAKAGAIIAHPKMASAALDRNASVLVYPGGQYDMFRPHSQRYKINFANNKGFIKLALQKEVPIIPVISVGAHDTLIILGDFYPVAQQLHQWGLPWLLDIDPKVFPIYLGLPWGLSVGPLPNFPLPVQIHTRICPPIIFEKYGKDAAKDRNYVAECYDLVYTQMQQDLDRLVNDVRMEK, from the coding sequence ATGGCTCATCAAGAAAATTCACCTTTACCTGGTTGGTCTCTAGATAAGCGAGAAGAGCAATTTATTGAGTCATTAATGCCAGTGTGGGAATGGTTTTATCGGTATTACTTCCGCGTGAAAACCGATGGTTGGCATCATATTCCCTTACAAGAAAAGGTATTGCTAGTAGGTTCCCACAATGGTGGAATGGCTTCTCCCGATTTACATATGATGGCGTATGATTGGTTCGGTCGATTTGGAACTCAACGGTTGGTGTATGGTTTAATGCACTCATATGCTTGGAAAATCAGCCCTTACACTTCCCATTTAGCCGCAAAAGCTGGGGCAATTATAGCGCATCCTAAAATGGCTAGCGCTGCCTTGGACAGAAATGCCAGTGTTTTGGTTTATCCGGGAGGACAGTATGATATGTTTCGTCCTCACTCTCAGCGATATAAAATTAACTTTGCCAATAATAAAGGTTTTATTAAACTTGCTTTACAAAAAGAAGTTCCTATTATTCCCGTTATATCTGTAGGTGCTCATGATACTTTGATTATTTTGGGCGATTTCTATCCCGTAGCACAGCAGTTACACCAATGGGGATTACCATGGTTGTTGGATATAGACCCAAAAGTATTTCCCATATACCTGGGTTTGCCTTGGGGTTTATCTGTTGGACCTTTACCTAATTTTCCTTTACCCGTACAAATTCATACTCGTATCTGTCCGCCAATAATATTTGAGAAATATGGCAAAGACGCTGCTAAGGATCGCAATTATGTGGCTGAATGTTATGATTTAGTATACACCCAAATGCAGCAAGACTTGGATCGTTTGGTGAATGATGTACGGATGGAGAAATAG